In Scylla paramamosain isolate STU-SP2022 chromosome 19, ASM3559412v1, whole genome shotgun sequence, a single genomic region encodes these proteins:
- the LOC135109669 gene encoding nuclear receptor coactivator 6-like isoform X1, protein MKNVSLRPLNGPRTNGELRHRASRPPPPLQRVTRTPAAAAASLRQPLQQKHGPGLHSRPTRPPGGPHRIHQAASPRALRGAAALLCVSAWVAPVPGWHAARQSPATYHVGGAAPHRHGVTGAQASPNPAAHGVSSPQCNLSSCFLTHGWCSHCGDPLSSHSTPHHPLPSIGHSREALSDFLPETPEEEEDEVKEQEEEEEWKVSGEKEEDKDQEENDWETLEAEEDTEGSSTLKLQSNVLASPVLAPSPARPQPSPPQQPSSPPQPSPSPQSSPLRQPSSPPQPSSPPPSPPPQSQYLPPHPSSPPTSPTNPITPTSPIKPSPPTQEVPPSTQEASSTQTSTAPPASPTKATPSTETPPLNKESPPTSPTKDNPPTQISAYPVVSVQELPQRALASPHPPNSAPELRAAAHTGPYPVVSVQEHPSLTPTTPRPPASAPELSRAAQISSRSSASAPEFLAGAHASSYAVVTVQELPPSTQSSPRPTASAPELSPPIKSPSPSTHSASFASHDLPEPPVQVVSLSAIPVAEDSDAGTAHHSITVTSAKGGKPRDPKEFVSLVAKMSSNNTATRTAATIRVRQLLSSSHNAPIDEMLRLDVLTPALANLQENNPALQYETVWIITNIVSGTTQQTQAVADKGFVPVLVELVASGQPWVKEQAAWALGNMAADSSHLRNQIVQAGALRPLAELTKPEAKVSSLHKVVWALSNIFKLRNLRASPDDISFVLEVFRDHLLTHRDEEVVADALWTLTYLTDAGSNKAIQLVVEAGLLPILVGNLSSRSRQVVYPSIRALGTVVSGTDSQTEAALDAGMLAPLHTILKESREARRTKEATWALSNITAGTVEQIQKVVDEGFLHTLVHLIQEGATEVAREAVWAVSNLVAGGSAGQVAALVKAGGVRTLLDTLKPPAPHRLDLITVDTLLTILEKTGGGVAVQQMAEAGGVLVMSEKLGHEDEEVVERAREILETYFPDDSITEDEDEEEED, encoded by the exons ATGAAGAACGTGTCCCTCCGGCCTCTAAATGGACCACGGACCAATGGTGAGCTCCGGCATCGGGCATCGcgcccgccgccgcctctcCAGAGGGTCACCCGAACCCCTGCTGCCGCAGCGGCGTCCCTTCGACAGCCCCTCCAGCAGAAGCATGGAC CTGGCCTCCATTCGCGCCCGACGCGCCCGCCTGGAGGCCCTCACCGCATCCATCAAGCTGCCTCCCCTCGTGCCCTCCGAGGCGCTGCCGCCCTCCTCTGCGTCAGCGCGTGGGTCGCCCCTGTCCCGGGGTGGCATGCTGCCCGACAGTCCCCTGCGACGTATCACGTGGGAGGAGCGGCCCCTCACCGGCATGGGGTCACCGGAGCCCAGGCTTCCCCCAACCCTGCCGCGCATGGCGTGAGTTCACCCCAGTGTAATTTATCATCCTGCTTCCTAACACACGGCTGGTGCAGCCATTGTGGTGATCCCTTGTCTTCCCACagcaccccccaccaccccctgcCCAGCATCGGCCACTCACGGGAAGCGCTGAGCGACTTCCTGCCTGAGACgccggaagaggaggaggacgaagtgaaggagcaggaagaggaagaagaatggaaagtttctggtgagaaagaggaggacaaagaccAAGAGGAGAACGATTGGGAAACTTTGGAAGCAGAGGAAGACACTGAAGGCAGCTCAACTCTGAAACTGCAGTCAAATGTCCTCGCCTCGCCTGTGCTAGCCCCCAGTCCGGCGCGCCCTCAG CCTTCCCCTCCCCAGCAACCTTCCAGTCCTCCACagccttccccttccccacaATCCTCCCCTCTCCGGcaaccctcctcccctccccaaccctcctccccacccccctctcccccaccacaATCACAATACCTTCCACcgcatccctcctctcctcccacctctcctaCCAATCCCATCACGCCCACCTCGCCCATAAAACCATCCCCACCCACTCAGGAAGTTCCGCCGTCCACACAAGAAGCTTCATCCACTCAAACTTCCACTGCCCCACCCGCCTCCCCCACCAAGGCCACCCCGTCCACAGAAACTCCCCCGCTGAACAAAGAGTCACCACCCACCTCGCCCACTAAGGACAATCCGCCCACTCAGATATCAGCATACCCCGTTGTCTCTGTTCAGGAGCTCCCCCAGCGCGCCCTAGCATCCCCACACCCACCCAACTCCGCTCCAGAGTTACGCGCGGCTGCCCATACAGGTCCCTATCCCGTCGTCTCTGTTCAGGAGCACCCCTCGCTGACTCCAACAACCCCACGCCCACCCGCCTCGGCTCCAGAGCTCTCCCGGGCCGCCCAAATATCCTCACGCTCATCTGCCTCCGCTCCAGAGTTCCTCGCGGGCGCCCACGCTTCCTCCTATGCCGTCGTCACAGTTCAGGAGTTGCCCCCGTCCACACAGTCATCCCCACGCCCCACAGCTTCAGCCCCCGAGCTCTCCCCGCCCATAAAGTCACCCTCCCCATCTACCCACTCCGCCTCCTTCGCCTCCCACGACCTGCCAGAGCCGCCCGTGCAAGTTGTTAGTCTGTCAGCAATACCTGTGGCGGAGGACTCAGACGCGGGCACTGCACACCACTCCATCACCGTCACCTCCGCCAAGGgaggcaag CCGCGGGACCCCAAGGAGTTCGTGAGTCTGGTGGCCAAGATGAGCAGCAACAACACCGCCACGCGCACCGCGGCGACCATCAGGGTGCGGCAgctgctctcctcctctcataacGCGCCCATCGACGAGATGCTGAGGCTGGACGTTCTCACCCCCGCCCTGGCCAACCTGCAGGAGAACAA CCCGGCCCTCCAGTATGAGACAGTGTGGATCATCACCAACATCGTGTCCGGCACCACCCAACAGACCCAGGCCGTCGCTG aCAAAGGCTTCGTGCCCGTGCTGGTGGAGCTGGTGGCCTCGGGGCAGCCGTGGGTGAAGGAGCAGGCGGCGTGGGCCCTCGGGAACATGGCGGCCGACAGCAGTCACCTCAGAAACCAGATCGTGCAGGCAGGGGCGCTGAGACCCCTGGCGGAGCTGACCAAACCCGAggccaag gtgtcGTCACTTCATAAGGTGGTGTGGGCGCTCTCCAATATTTTCAAGTTGAGGAACCTCAGAGCGTCGCCAGATGACATCAGCTTTGTTCTCGAGGTGTTCAGGGACCATCTACTGACACACAGggacgaggaggtggtgg CGGACGCCCTGTGGACCCTCACCTACCTGACGGACGCGGGGAGCAACAAGGCCATAcagctggtggtggaggcggggcTGCTGCCGATACTGGTGGGGAACCTCTCTTCCCGCAGCAGGCAGGTGGTGTACCCCTCCATCAGGGCTCTTGGCACCGTCGTCTCTGGCACTGACTCTCAG ACAGAAGCAGCCCTGGACGCCGGGATGCTGGCACCGCTCCACACAATACTGAAGGAGTCTCGGGAGGCGCGGCGGACTAAGGAGGCGACGTGGGCGCTGTCCAACATTACGGCGGGCACGGTGGAGCAGATACAGAAGGTGGTGGACGAGGGCTTCCTCCATACGTTGGTCCACCTTATccaggag GGCGCAACGGAAGTGGCGCGAGAGGCAGTGTGGGCGGTGAGCAACCTGGTGGCGGGCGGCAGTGCGGGGCAGGTGGCGGCCCTGGTGAAGGCTGGCGGGGTGCGTACCTTGCTGGACACCCTCAAACCGCCCGCGCCTCACCGCCTGGACCTCATCACGGTGGATACGCTGCTCACCATACTGGAG aAAACCGGGGGCGGCGTAGCGGTGCAGCAGATGGCGGAGGCTGGCGGCGTGCTGGTCATGAGTGAGAAGCTGGGccacgaggacgaggaggtggtggagagagcGCGGGAGATCCTCGAGACCTACTTCCCGGACGACTCCATCaccgaggacgaggacgaggaggaagaggactga
- the LOC135109669 gene encoding mucin-2-like isoform X2: protein MDHGPMVSSGIGHRARRRLSRGSPEPLLPQRRPFDSPSSRSMDLASIRARRARLEALTASIKLPPLVPSEALPPSSASARGSPLSRGGMLPDSPLRRITWEERPLTGMGSPEPRLPPTLPRMATPHHPLPSIGHSREALSDFLPETPEEEEDEVKEQEEEEEWKVSGEKEEDKDQEENDWETLEAEEDTEGSSTLKLQSNVLASPVLAPSPARPQPSPPQQPSSPPQPSPSPQSSPLRQPSSPPQPSSPPPSPPPQSQYLPPHPSSPPTSPTNPITPTSPIKPSPPTQEVPPSTQEASSTQTSTAPPASPTKATPSTETPPLNKESPPTSPTKDNPPTQISAYPVVSVQELPQRALASPHPPNSAPELRAAAHTGPYPVVSVQEHPSLTPTTPRPPASAPELSRAAQISSRSSASAPEFLAGAHASSYAVVTVQELPPSTQSSPRPTASAPELSPPIKSPSPSTHSASFASHDLPEPPVQVVSLSAIPVAEDSDAGTAHHSITVTSAKGGKPRDPKEFVSLVAKMSSNNTATRTAATIRVRQLLSSSHNAPIDEMLRLDVLTPALANLQENNPALQYETVWIITNIVSGTTQQTQAVADKGFVPVLVELVASGQPWVKEQAAWALGNMAADSSHLRNQIVQAGALRPLAELTKPEAKVSSLHKVVWALSNIFKLRNLRASPDDISFVLEVFRDHLLTHRDEEVVADALWTLTYLTDAGSNKAIQLVVEAGLLPILVGNLSSRSRQVVYPSIRALGTVVSGTDSQTEAALDAGMLAPLHTILKESREARRTKEATWALSNITAGTVEQIQKVVDEGFLHTLVHLIQEGATEVAREAVWAVSNLVAGGSAGQVAALVKAGGVRTLLDTLKPPAPHRLDLITVDTLLTILEKTGGGVAVQQMAEAGGVLVMSEKLGHEDEEVVERAREILETYFPDDSITEDEDEEEED from the exons ATGGACCACGGACCAATGGTGAGCTCCGGCATCGGGCATCGcgcccgccgccgcctctcCAGAGGGTCACCCGAACCCCTGCTGCCGCAGCGGCGTCCCTTCGACAGCCCCTCCAGCAGAAGCATGGAC CTGGCCTCCATTCGCGCCCGACGCGCCCGCCTGGAGGCCCTCACCGCATCCATCAAGCTGCCTCCCCTCGTGCCCTCCGAGGCGCTGCCGCCCTCCTCTGCGTCAGCGCGTGGGTCGCCCCTGTCCCGGGGTGGCATGCTGCCCGACAGTCCCCTGCGACGTATCACGTGGGAGGAGCGGCCCCTCACCGGCATGGGGTCACCGGAGCCCAGGCTTCCCCCAACCCTGCCGCGCATGGC caccccccaccaccccctgcCCAGCATCGGCCACTCACGGGAAGCGCTGAGCGACTTCCTGCCTGAGACgccggaagaggaggaggacgaagtgaaggagcaggaagaggaagaagaatggaaagtttctggtgagaaagaggaggacaaagaccAAGAGGAGAACGATTGGGAAACTTTGGAAGCAGAGGAAGACACTGAAGGCAGCTCAACTCTGAAACTGCAGTCAAATGTCCTCGCCTCGCCTGTGCTAGCCCCCAGTCCGGCGCGCCCTCAG CCTTCCCCTCCCCAGCAACCTTCCAGTCCTCCACagccttccccttccccacaATCCTCCCCTCTCCGGcaaccctcctcccctccccaaccctcctccccacccccctctcccccaccacaATCACAATACCTTCCACcgcatccctcctctcctcccacctctcctaCCAATCCCATCACGCCCACCTCGCCCATAAAACCATCCCCACCCACTCAGGAAGTTCCGCCGTCCACACAAGAAGCTTCATCCACTCAAACTTCCACTGCCCCACCCGCCTCCCCCACCAAGGCCACCCCGTCCACAGAAACTCCCCCGCTGAACAAAGAGTCACCACCCACCTCGCCCACTAAGGACAATCCGCCCACTCAGATATCAGCATACCCCGTTGTCTCTGTTCAGGAGCTCCCCCAGCGCGCCCTAGCATCCCCACACCCACCCAACTCCGCTCCAGAGTTACGCGCGGCTGCCCATACAGGTCCCTATCCCGTCGTCTCTGTTCAGGAGCACCCCTCGCTGACTCCAACAACCCCACGCCCACCCGCCTCGGCTCCAGAGCTCTCCCGGGCCGCCCAAATATCCTCACGCTCATCTGCCTCCGCTCCAGAGTTCCTCGCGGGCGCCCACGCTTCCTCCTATGCCGTCGTCACAGTTCAGGAGTTGCCCCCGTCCACACAGTCATCCCCACGCCCCACAGCTTCAGCCCCCGAGCTCTCCCCGCCCATAAAGTCACCCTCCCCATCTACCCACTCCGCCTCCTTCGCCTCCCACGACCTGCCAGAGCCGCCCGTGCAAGTTGTTAGTCTGTCAGCAATACCTGTGGCGGAGGACTCAGACGCGGGCACTGCACACCACTCCATCACCGTCACCTCCGCCAAGGgaggcaag CCGCGGGACCCCAAGGAGTTCGTGAGTCTGGTGGCCAAGATGAGCAGCAACAACACCGCCACGCGCACCGCGGCGACCATCAGGGTGCGGCAgctgctctcctcctctcataacGCGCCCATCGACGAGATGCTGAGGCTGGACGTTCTCACCCCCGCCCTGGCCAACCTGCAGGAGAACAA CCCGGCCCTCCAGTATGAGACAGTGTGGATCATCACCAACATCGTGTCCGGCACCACCCAACAGACCCAGGCCGTCGCTG aCAAAGGCTTCGTGCCCGTGCTGGTGGAGCTGGTGGCCTCGGGGCAGCCGTGGGTGAAGGAGCAGGCGGCGTGGGCCCTCGGGAACATGGCGGCCGACAGCAGTCACCTCAGAAACCAGATCGTGCAGGCAGGGGCGCTGAGACCCCTGGCGGAGCTGACCAAACCCGAggccaag gtgtcGTCACTTCATAAGGTGGTGTGGGCGCTCTCCAATATTTTCAAGTTGAGGAACCTCAGAGCGTCGCCAGATGACATCAGCTTTGTTCTCGAGGTGTTCAGGGACCATCTACTGACACACAGggacgaggaggtggtgg CGGACGCCCTGTGGACCCTCACCTACCTGACGGACGCGGGGAGCAACAAGGCCATAcagctggtggtggaggcggggcTGCTGCCGATACTGGTGGGGAACCTCTCTTCCCGCAGCAGGCAGGTGGTGTACCCCTCCATCAGGGCTCTTGGCACCGTCGTCTCTGGCACTGACTCTCAG ACAGAAGCAGCCCTGGACGCCGGGATGCTGGCACCGCTCCACACAATACTGAAGGAGTCTCGGGAGGCGCGGCGGACTAAGGAGGCGACGTGGGCGCTGTCCAACATTACGGCGGGCACGGTGGAGCAGATACAGAAGGTGGTGGACGAGGGCTTCCTCCATACGTTGGTCCACCTTATccaggag GGCGCAACGGAAGTGGCGCGAGAGGCAGTGTGGGCGGTGAGCAACCTGGTGGCGGGCGGCAGTGCGGGGCAGGTGGCGGCCCTGGTGAAGGCTGGCGGGGTGCGTACCTTGCTGGACACCCTCAAACCGCCCGCGCCTCACCGCCTGGACCTCATCACGGTGGATACGCTGCTCACCATACTGGAG aAAACCGGGGGCGGCGTAGCGGTGCAGCAGATGGCGGAGGCTGGCGGCGTGCTGGTCATGAGTGAGAAGCTGGGccacgaggacgaggaggtggtggagagagcGCGGGAGATCCTCGAGACCTACTTCCCGGACGACTCCATCaccgaggacgaggacgaggaggaagaggactga